Genomic window (Asticcacaulis excentricus CB 48):
GATATTGTCGATCGGCCACTTATTGTCGCGATAGGTCTTGAGCACCCCCAGAAGCTGGTCCTGCGTCTCATAACGCTGGCGTGACTGCCAGAAGCCATAGGCCCACTTTGGCATCATCGGCGGCTTACCCGTCACGGTGTGATAGCCGGAAATGACGCCGTCGAGGCTGTCGGCGGAGATGAAATAATAGGTCAGGCCTGTGCCTGCCTCAGAGGTGAAGCGCAGCGAGTGCTTGTCGGCTGCCGGTTCCGGATTGGAATGGTGCAAAGAGATGAGACCGCCCGACGGCAGCCACTCGACTTGGAACTTGACTGGCTTGTTTTTGACGAAGGTCTGCTCGAAATTGTTGTACCAGGCGTTCCAGCCCATACGCCAAATACCGTGGTCGAAGATCGTCTTGCCATCGACCTTCATCGTCACATAGTCAGAGGCAAACAGGCGCATCTTGTGCACGCCCGGCGTGTCTGAGGTGGCCGAGCCTTCCCAGACGACCTTGACTTTTTTGCCCGTCGTCGCGGCCTTGCTCAGCGCCGGATCGGTCGGCCAGTACTTATCGACATCGCTCAGGAACTGATATCGGATGTCGGGCTCAACACGCGTCAGAATCAGCTTGTCATCGACATAGTATTTGGCAGTCAGGCCTTTTGAGCCATCCAGCGCCGTCAGTTTCAGATCGCGGCTGGCCAGACCGAAGCGAACCGGATTTCCAAAGCGCGTGACCGAATTGTTGTCCCACAGCACGCCGTAATTCTTGTCCGACACAACGAAGGGGATGCCGATATCCATATTGTGCTGGCGCAGCTCAATGTCTTCGCCGTTGAGGTTCATCTGGGCGTTCTGGTGCTGCCCCAGACCGTAAAAGGCCTCGGTCGTGCCGGGGTTGAACTGAGCCGTGGTGGCCACATAGGATTTACCCTCGACGGTCACGGGCGTGATGGCGCTCTTGACCTCTTTCAGGACCGGCTGACCCTTGGCGTTGAAGAAGGTGATGCGTCCGGTGCTGAGATCGACCTGTGCCGAGGCGGCAGCGGCTTTAACGGTCACGCTACCCTTGCCTTCGGCCACCGTGAACTTGCCTTCCGGCTTGGCGACAGCCATCAGTGACGGAAGTTGCGCGCGCGCCGGGTCATCGACGCCGACCACCTGAATGATCGAGTCCGTGATGACATTGAGGCGGATTTCTTTCGCCGTGCCGGTGTCCGGCTTGACCACAATGCCGGTATCGGTGCGGCTGTAGGTCCCGGCCAGCGCCGTGGAGGCCATCAGGGCGACGGCCAGCGTCGAGGCGTAGATATAGGGTTTCATCTGTCTTCTCCCGAATATCTCTTCTCCCTTGAGGGAGAAGGTGGCGCATAAGCGCCGGATGAGGGGGGCACGCAGGACAAACTAAGCGTCCCCTCACCCCGGCCCTCTCTCTGCGCGAACAGAAAGAGGGTTGATTATCAATAGGTTGCCAGCTTGACCTTAAGAACAGCCGGCTGGCCGGTCAGGTTCAGGCCGTAGTCTGTCTGGTCGCCATTCCACACGAAATCGACCACCCACTGGCCGTTTTCAAAGTGCCCCTGTTCGACCGAACGGAAGATCAGGTTCTTGCCTTTGTTTTTGGGGCCCAGCCCGAAATTCAGCCGGGCGTGGACTCCGGTGATCAGAAACTCATCTTCCGACAACTGTGCCACGACCACGCCACCATTGGGCTTTTCACGCCCCGGCACCGGGTCGATCTTGCCCAACCACGTCCATTCGGTCAGGCCGAACTGCCACTCACCATAGAGCACGTCGAGCTTCCACTTGCCGCCAAGGTCGATGGATTGCGGTTTGCGGTCATCGGCCTCAGCGACGCCCCAGACGGGGTTTTCATAGGCGATCTTCGCCCAGTCGCGCATCATGGGCGCAAACAGGACGTATTTTTCGCGAAACGGTTTCAGGCCTTCCGGTGAGATGTCCTTCCCGCCCAGCGGGTAGTTGGTATAGCCCGTATAGTCGATACCGAAGGGCGAGAAGCCAATGCCCCCACGGCCGAAAACGCTGAAGATATAGCGGGCAAATTCGGTATCCGAACCGGTTTCCGGCACAAACAGCGGGTTCTCGAACTTCGAATAAAGGCTCAGCACCGCCTCGTAATTGGCCGAGTCACGCTTGTAGATATCGGGCGCTATGATATCGATGGCCGGGGCCGCCGCCTGATAGATGTCGATGACATTGTGGGTCGGCCCGCCGGACGAATAGGTCTCTGGCCCCACCTCGATCAGCGGCTCACGCAGGGCCGCATTGACGTACATGGGCAGGTCATAGACGGCGCGACCGGCGGCCGCGATCTCATTGATATAGCTGGCGATATGCCAGGCGTGGAAATATTCGTCGGCATTCTTGCCGAACACCTCGCTCCAGGTCCCGCCCTTGCTGATCCCCTTCTTTTTGAGCAACGCCTGTGGCACCGGCCCTTTGAAGACCTTTTCGGCCTTAGGCGAATAGTCGCGCACGCTGCCATAGGTGCCGGACTCGTTCTGCGGCTGGATCATGATGACCGTATGCTGGTCGCCATCGATCTTCTTCAGATGCGTCATCAGGGCGACAAAGGCCTTCTTGTCGGCCTCCAGCGTCGTGCGCTCCATCGGCGACAGGCAATAGGACATCGTCCCGTCTTTTTTGGTAATGCGCGGGAAGCGTTTGTTATCTAGCTTCACCCAGTCCGGCGTATAATTGGGCGAGGTATTTTTCCACGTCCCGAACCATAACAGCACCAAACGTATATTGTTCTGGCGGGCCTGCTTTACCAACTCATCGACGTATGAGAAGTCGAACTGGCCTTCCTTCGGCTCAATCTGCTCCCAGGCCACCGGGATTTCCAGTGTATTGGCCTGAATATCCTTCAGGGCCGGCCACACCTTGGGAAGTTGCGCCACATAATTGGAGGAATTATTAGCCTGCGCCCCCAGAATGAGGTACGGCGCGCCGTCGACCATCAGCGCCGCCTTGCCGTTCTTTTTGACCACCTGCGGCAGCGGCTTGTTTTGCGCCAGCGCCTGCGTGAGGGGCACAAGGCACATAGCGGCACCGAACATGGTGACAGACATCAACAAACGGCGCGATACTCTTAGACCCATGCACGGCTCTCCTGACTAACCGATGCGACGCACCGGCGCTTATGACGGACACACGGTCCGCGTCTGAACTTCGCTTGAGGGATAAACAGTCGCCCGCCTTTTATAGACGGTGCGCCTGCACCGCACTGTTCCCTCGCAACCGACACCACTTCTGAAAAGGCGCCATTTTTTATTATACAATTGTCTTAATCATCCTCGCTTTAGGGCGCAAGGTCAAAAATGATAACGCTATCATTTTCAATCGTTTTCACATCAACTTGTCGTCTGGATGATCGTCCATGGGGCCTTGTTTGTCATTAAAGCTGGACAAGCGACGGAAATATCGGTGATTACTCATCTTATAACAAGACTCAGACATGCCCACAGGCCCCTTTTATGCGTACGCAGCACGGCGTTAGCCTCACCTACGGACTTTTGGAAACCCTCGGCCAATCGATTGTTTCCGGCCATTATGACGGCAACGGTTTTCCGACCGAGGCTGAACTGTGCCAACAGTTTTCGGCCAGCCGCACCGTCGCGCGTGAGGCGGTGAAGATGCTGACGGCCAAGGGCCTGTTGAGCGCCCGCCCACGTCAGGGCACCAAGGTCGAACCGGTCAGCCGCTGGAACCTTCTCGATCCGGATGTCACCCGCTGGCTGATGGAACGCCCCTTCTCCAACACCATCTACCGCGAATTTACCGAGGTGCGTCTGGCTATTGAACCCGTGGCCGCTGCCTTGGCCGCACAGAATGCCGACCGTAAGGACATTAAGGCCATCCGTGACGGCCTGAACGGGATGCGCGACAATACGGCCGACCACGATCAGGCGCTACAGGCCGATATCGAGTTTCACGTCGCCATCCTGCGCGCGTCGGGCAACCCGTTTTTCTGGCAATTGCGTGAGCTGATCAATACGGCCCTGCGCCTGTCGATCAGCGTCACCAACAAGATTTCCGGCCACACCGCCTCGATCCCAGCGCACGAAGCCGTGTTGATTGCCATTGAAAAAGGCGATGCCGACGGCGCGCTGCACGCTATGCGCGCCATCTTGCTGGAATCGCTTGAACTGATCAAAACCTACGATCCGGCGGTGGGCGAATAGCCTCCATCCGCGGGGAGACCATGGACCATCGCAAAGAAGACGCCATCCTGCATCGCTAGTTTGAACTCGACGATGACGGGACTGTTGATCTCTATGTCTGGCGGCCTTTTGCGGAGACGGACGTCAGGTGGGCCTGCCCCTATCTCATCGAAGGCTTAGGAGCAGATAAGCCAAAAAAGGCCTACGGCATTGACGCAGTTCAAGAGTTGTACCTTTGCCAGAACATGGCCGCCACTGTCTTGTATCTCTGCGAACCTTATAAGGCCGGCCGCCTGACGTGGCTGGGCAGCCGTGATCTCGGTTTACCCATGTTTGCCAGTCTGGACCCCGCAACCGGAGATCTGGGGCAGGCCCAACTTCTGACAACGGCTGGACAATCCGCTGTACTAGCCATCCCCGGCTGCCCCCTGCCCTATATCGCCATCCCCGGCGAAAGGCTGGCGCGACTGACCCATCAGTTGCGCACAATTAGCCTTTCGCATCCAGACGTCGAGCTGGCCCGCATTGTTGAGGGTCTTGAAAGCGAACTGGCGTGGTATGAGGCGAACGCAAAACTCAAGCCGCCAGTTGCGCCTTGACCCGTTCGGCCAGAGTCTTGATGTCCAGCGGTTTGGGCAGGAAGGACACGCCCACCTCGTCTTCCAGAAGGTCCGAGAACTCGGCCTCGGCATAGCCCGAAATGAACATCACCGGCACATTACCAAGGAAGGGCCGGGCCTTTTTGAGCATGGACGGTCCGTCCAGACCTGGCATGATGACGTCAGAAATCAGCAGGTCAAACTTGTCACCGCTCTGGATGATGTCGAGTGCCTCTTCACCGTCCGACGCTTCGGTGACCTCATAGCCGCGCTGACGCAGCAGACGGGCGGCAATGCCGCGCACGATCTCTTCGTCCTCAACAAACAGGATGCGCCCGGCACCCGACATGTCCTTCGGCGTCACCTTGGGCGGCGTTACCGGCACCGCTTCGACCTTCGGCGCGTCGGGCTTTGCCACGTGCACCTTGATCGGCAGGAAGATTTTGAAGGTCGCGCCGTGACCGTCTGCGGGGGCCACGACCGAGGTGATGGCGATATGGCCATCGGCCTGATTGACGATGCCATAGACCGTGGCCAGCCCAAGTCCCGTCCCCTCACCCAGCGGCTTGGTGGTGAAAAACGGCTCGAACACCTTGGTCATGATCTCCGGCGGGATGCCGGGGCCATTATCCGACACCTCAATCAACGCCGCGCCCTGCGCCGGGGCGTCGGCCCAGCCCTGCGCCACGGCTTCGGCCTGAGTCAGCGCCGCCGAACGGATTTTGACGCGCCCGCCGCCGGACGCGTGCACCGCATCGCGCGCATTGACGACAAGGTTCATCACCGCCATCTCCATCTGGCCCTTGTCGGCGTGGATGTCGGGCAGGTCGCGGCCATATTCGGTTTCGAGCTTCACGTCCTCGCGCATCAGACGACGCAGAAGCACCTCGGATTCGGAGATCAACTCACCAAGATTGAGCGTGACGCGCTTTACCGTCTGCTTGCGCGAAAAGGCCAGCAGCTTGCGCACCAGATCCTCGGCGCGCGTCGAAATCTGCCGGATTTCGTTCAGCCCACCATAGGACGGGTCACCCAGCGGGTGATTGTGCAAAAGGTCTTCGACGCGCAGCTTGAGTCCGGTCAGGAGATTGTTCAGATCATGCGCCACGCCGCCGGCAAACTGCCCGATGGCCTGCATCTTCTGCACCTGCGCCAGAGACTGCTCGAGTTGTTTCTGCTCGCTGATGTCGAACAGGTAAAGCATGTAGCCGCCCGGCGTATGTGCCAGACGCACCTGTAGCGGCAGGTCTTTGTTCGACAGTAGCTTGACCTCAAAGGCGGTCTTTTTGGCATCGAGCTTCGCCTGCGCCTCTTCGCGCGATGCGGCGTCGATTAGGTCACCCCATACCCTGCCCGTCAAATCCGCCGCTGAGCCACCCATCAGGCGCGTAAACACCGGATTGACGCGGGTAATTTTCGCCGCCAGCAGCGTGTCGCCTTCCAGCAGCGCCTGACCAAAGGGCGCATCCGACCCGTCAAAGGCCGGAGCGACAGAGGGTTGCGCCACAACGGCTTCCGCCTCTTCTGGTGTGTCTATGCCCTCGGCAACCGGCAATTCATGATTGAGCAGAAGACCGGTGCCCAGCACGCCCTGCGAGGCGGCACGCACCAGCACGCGCTCATCGCCCAGACGCGACAACAGCATTTCAAAATCAAAGCTGCCCAGCCGCACCAGAGCGCGACTATGGCCCTGCGCGCGGGCTTCGCGCATGGCGACGAAAAGGGCAGCGCTGCCCTCTCCGGCCGGCAGACGCTTTTCATTGCCGCCCGCATCGCGCCAGGCGGGGTTGGTAGCGCTCAGGCGGCCGTCAAAACTGGCGATCGCCGCTGGCTCGGCCAGCGCCTCAACCAGAGCGGTGACGCCCGGCCCTTGTGCCCCGGTGTCATCGTCTTGGCCAAAGGCAAACAGCGCCACCGACACGACCGCGCCCATCACGATTACAAGGATGGTCAGGACCACGCCCACCGGCAGTTCCCCCGCGATGAACCAGAAGGCGGCGCACGCGCAAACCACGATGATCCCCACGACCGTCAGGGCCATAGGCGATGCAAAATCGCGCAACCGCTCCGGCAGGTTTTTGGGCGCAGCAGTTGGCTTATGAGCCGATGTTTGGGCGGGCGACGAAGACAAGGCGAAAACCTCTCACCAAAACGAATCGCCAGAGTTTAACCTAATTTGCCAATCCTGCCCGGATTTCACTCAGTGCATTCGTCGGCTGAGTTGAGCCGCCTCATCGCTCTGTACATTTTTATGCGCTTATCTGTCCGAAAAGTGTGTCACACTTTTCGGCGAGCGCTCTAAAATCCTCGCCGCTTGCGCACCATGACGAAGGAGATGATCTTAGCCACGGCCTGAAAATGCGTTTCTGGGATAATTTCATCTACGTCGATCGCTGCATAGAGCGCTCGGGCGAGCGGCGGGTCTTCGACAATGGCGATGTCGTGGTCACCGGCCACTTCGCGGATTTTGAGCGCCAACGTGTCCACCCCCTTGGCCACGCACAGCGGTGCGGGCGTTTCCTCATCATAGCGCAAGGCCACGGCGTAGTGGGTCGGATTGGTGATTACCACCGTTGCCTTGGGCACATTGGCCATCATGCGCTGACGCGACTTTTCCATGCGGATCTGCTTCAGGCGGCCCTTTACGTGCGGATCGCCTTCAGTCTGCTTGTATTCGTCCTTGACCTCGGTCTTGGTCATCTTCATGCGTTGCGAAAATCGTAACTTCTGAATGAAGTAGTCCGCCCCGCCTTCAAGCAGCATGAACAAGCACACCGCCACCGCCAGTGAGAAGAACACCTCCTTGGCATAGGGCAGCACCATAAGCGGCGACGCGCCGGCCAGACCCGCCACATCGCCCGCCCGTCCCTTGAGGATCATCCAGGTAATCACGCCCACGGCGATCAGTTTGATCACCGTCTTGGCGAACTGTATCAGGGCATCGACACCGAACAGGCGCTTGAAACCCGCCATCGGGTTGAGCTTGGAAAAGTCGGGCTTGAGCTTTTCGGTACTGAACATCAGGCCGGTCTGGGCCAGACTACCGATGGCGCCGGCGGCACCGGCCACCAGTAGGATCAGGGCAATGATGGGCAGGACCTGCCCCATCAGGTGGTGGGCTATGGTCAGACCGCCATCTCCCATCAACGAGTCGCGCAACAGGTGCGGCGCGGCCACAAACACCCGCAGCGTCTCGGTCAGCGACAGGGCGATTTTGTCACCATAGAGCATGACCAGTGCGCAGGCCGCGATCAGAGAAAGAGCCTGAGGGACGTCGGCGGATTTGGCAACGTCGCCCTTTTTACGCGCCTCTTCAAGTTTTCGGGCCGAGGCCTCTTCTGTCTTGTCTTCGCCTTCGTCGGCCACCTAAGCACCTCTTACAAAGAGGCGCAGGAATTCCTCATAGTGCTGAAGGAAAACCAGACCGGTGCCGCCCAGACTGAGGGCGAAGATGGCCAGCCCCAGCAGAACGCTGACCGGGGTGACCGCGAAGAAGATGGGAAAAGCCGGCATGATGCGGCCGATAAAACCGGCCGCGACATTGATAATCAGGCCGAAGACCAAAATGGGCGTCGTCATCTGGATAGCCAGCATGAAGGTATCGCCAACCGTGCGGATCATCAGTTGCGTCGCGTCGCCGACCATGACCGGGCGCATCGGCGGAAATACCCAGTAGGAGTCGCGCATCCCCGCAATAAATAGGTGGTGCAGATTGGTAGCATAGATCAGCACCAGCCCCAGCATGGCCAGAAAGGTGCCGATCGAAGTTGAGGGCTGAGCCTGCGCTGGATTAGCGGTCTGAGCAAAGGACAGGGTGGTTTGCAGCGACACCACCTCCCCCGCAATAGCCAGTGCCCCCAGAAAGGTGCGCATCAGCATCCCCAGCATCAGGCCAATCACCGCCTCATGGATGATAAGCCCGGCCATGGCCCCCAACTTGGGCGGTAAGGCGGGCATTTGCGACTGCACCACCGGCACCAGCATCAGCGTAAAGACAAAAGCAAAGGACAGGCGCATGCGCGGCGGCACGGCCTGATCCCCCAGCCCCGGAATGAGGATGGCTACCGAGCCCACGCGCACAAAGATCATCATGGCGGTGAACACCACCTGCGACGTACCGAAGAATGACGTGACTTCGGTCGGAAAATCCGGAGCGGGCGTAACGGGGATCATAACCGCCACCTATGACGCGATTCTTGCCGCTCAGACAGCGCGTCAGATGCCCGCGATCTTGGTGGCTATTTCCTTCATGAAGCCGGACAAAAGCGCCCCCATCAGCGGCAGGACCAGCAGTAGGGTCACGAAGACGGCGATGATCTTGGGGGCATAGATAAGAGTCTGTTCCTGAATCTGGGTCAGGGCTTGAAACAAGCCGATCACCACACCGACAACCAGACCGACGATCAGGACCGGAGCACAGAGCTGAATGGTCAGCCAGATGGCATCGCGGCCGACGCTGAGAACTTCTGTACCGGTCATGGAAAATCGCCCTACACTTAAGCCACGGACCCCACCGATCCGCTAGGCAGATTTTGCCGGCGACATGGTTAATTTGCCGTTAACGTCGGACGGATCAATATTTTCAGATCGGCATTCTCAGGATTTCCTGATAGGCGCTGATGACCTGATCACGGATGGCGATGACGCTTTCCAGAGACGCCTCAGCCGAAGCCACGGCGG
Coding sequences:
- the flhB gene encoding flagellar biosynthesis protein FlhB; this translates as MADEGEDKTEEASARKLEEARKKGDVAKSADVPQALSLIAACALVMLYGDKIALSLTETLRVFVAAPHLLRDSLMGDGGLTIAHHLMGQVLPIIALILLVAGAAGAIGSLAQTGLMFSTEKLKPDFSKLNPMAGFKRLFGVDALIQFAKTVIKLIAVGVITWMILKGRAGDVAGLAGASPLMVLPYAKEVFFSLAVAVCLFMLLEGGADYFIQKLRFSQRMKMTKTEVKDEYKQTEGDPHVKGRLKQIRMEKSRQRMMANVPKATVVITNPTHYAVALRYDEETPAPLCVAKGVDTLALKIREVAGDHDIAIVEDPPLARALYAAIDVDEIIPETHFQAVAKIISFVMVRKRRGF
- the cckA gene encoding cell cycle histidine kinase CckA — encoded protein: MSSSPAQTSAHKPTAAPKNLPERLRDFASPMALTVVGIIVVCACAAFWFIAGELPVGVVLTILVIVMGAVVSVALFAFGQDDDTGAQGPGVTALVEALAEPAAIASFDGRLSATNPAWRDAGGNEKRLPAGEGSAALFVAMREARAQGHSRALVRLGSFDFEMLLSRLGDERVLVRAASQGVLGTGLLLNHELPVAEGIDTPEEAEAVVAQPSVAPAFDGSDAPFGQALLEGDTLLAAKITRVNPVFTRLMGGSAADLTGRVWGDLIDAASREEAQAKLDAKKTAFEVKLLSNKDLPLQVRLAHTPGGYMLYLFDISEQKQLEQSLAQVQKMQAIGQFAGGVAHDLNNLLTGLKLRVEDLLHNHPLGDPSYGGLNEIRQISTRAEDLVRKLLAFSRKQTVKRVTLNLGELISESEVLLRRLMREDVKLETEYGRDLPDIHADKGQMEMAVMNLVVNARDAVHASGGGRVKIRSAALTQAEAVAQGWADAPAQGAALIEVSDNGPGIPPEIMTKVFEPFFTTKPLGEGTGLGLATVYGIVNQADGHIAITSVVAPADGHGATFKIFLPIKVHVAKPDAPKVEAVPVTPPKVTPKDMSGAGRILFVEDEEIVRGIAARLLRQRGYEVTEASDGEEALDIIQSGDKFDLLISDVIMPGLDGPSMLKKARPFLGNVPVMFISGYAEAEFSDLLEDEVGVSFLPKPLDIKTLAERVKAQLAA
- a CDS encoding DUF5597 domain-containing protein, translating into MGLRVSRRLLMSVTMFGAAMCLVPLTQALAQNKPLPQVVKKNGKAALMVDGAPYLILGAQANNSSNYVAQLPKVWPALKDIQANTLEIPVAWEQIEPKEGQFDFSYVDELVKQARQNNIRLVLLWFGTWKNTSPNYTPDWVKLDNKRFPRITKKDGTMSYCLSPMERTTLEADKKAFVALMTHLKKIDGDQHTVIMIQPQNESGTYGSVRDYSPKAEKVFKGPVPQALLKKKGISKGGTWSEVFGKNADEYFHAWHIASYINEIAAAGRAVYDLPMYVNAALREPLIEVGPETYSSGGPTHNVIDIYQAAAPAIDIIAPDIYKRDSANYEAVLSLYSKFENPLFVPETGSDTEFARYIFSVFGRGGIGFSPFGIDYTGYTNYPLGGKDISPEGLKPFREKYVLFAPMMRDWAKIAYENPVWGVAEADDRKPQSIDLGGKWKLDVLYGEWQFGLTEWTWLGKIDPVPGREKPNGGVVVAQLSEDEFLITGVHARLNFGLGPKNKGKNLIFRSVEQGHFENGQWVVDFVWNGDQTDYGLNLTGQPAVLKVKLATY
- a CDS encoding FadR/GntR family transcriptional regulator; its protein translation is MRTQHGVSLTYGLLETLGQSIVSGHYDGNGFPTEAELCQQFSASRTVAREAVKMLTAKGLLSARPRQGTKVEPVSRWNLLDPDVTRWLMERPFSNTIYREFTEVRLAIEPVAAALAAQNADRKDIKAIRDGLNGMRDNTADHDQALQADIEFHVAILRASGNPFFWQLRELINTALRLSISVTNKISGHTASIPAHEAVLIAIEKGDADGALHAMRAILLESLELIKTYDPAVGE
- the fliR gene encoding flagellar biosynthetic protein FliR produces the protein MIPVTPAPDFPTEVTSFFGTSQVVFTAMMIFVRVGSVAILIPGLGDQAVPPRMRLSFAFVFTLMLVPVVQSQMPALPPKLGAMAGLIIHEAVIGLMLGMLMRTFLGALAIAGEVVSLQTTLSFAQTANPAQAQPSTSIGTFLAMLGLVLIYATNLHHLFIAGMRDSYWVFPPMRPVMVGDATQLMIRTVGDTFMLAIQMTTPILVFGLIINVAAGFIGRIMPAFPIFFAVTPVSVLLGLAIFALSLGGTGLVFLQHYEEFLRLFVRGA
- the fliQ gene encoding flagellar biosynthesis protein FliQ is translated as MTGTEVLSVGRDAIWLTIQLCAPVLIVGLVVGVVIGLFQALTQIQEQTLIYAPKIIAVFVTLLLVLPLMGALLSGFMKEIATKIAGI